A window of the Alnus glutinosa chromosome 4, dhAlnGlut1.1, whole genome shotgun sequence genome harbors these coding sequences:
- the LOC133866823 gene encoding transcription repressor MYB6-like, translating to MGRAPCCDKANVKRGPWSPEEDATLKSYLETHGTGGNWMALPGKAGLRRCGKSCRLRWLNYLRPDIKHGGFTEEEDNIIFTLYCQMGSRWSVIASKLPGRTDNDVKNYWNTKLKKKLWAGNVSDTTKSDKISANQNPNLLGSTPSLHCVSKAETHSFGISALQTQNPADVASGLMSANSHGLNSDPIQLYCSGLIDVLEFGSSSKNICIVSSSQENLGISNLQCLPVAGNDEVEDSEVLMDFGFGSPYGVGNGLCFQEKASGAAPPCYPNLADLTHADIKPQGLDRSVIDQY from the exons ATGGGAAGAGCTCCATGTTGTGACAAAGCTAACGTGAAGCGAGGGCCATGGTCTCCAGAAGAAGATGCAACTCTCAAGAGCTATCTTGAGACTCACGGCACTGGTGGAAATTGGATGGCTTTGCCCGGAAAAgctg GCCTGAGGAGATGTGGTAAAAGTTGCCGTTTACGATGGCTTAATTATCTTAGACCAGACATCAAGCATGGAGGTTTTACTGAAGAGGAAGACAACATTATTTTCACCCTCTACTGCCAAATGGGCAGCAG ATGGTCTGTGATTGCATCTAAACTACCTGGAAGAACAGACAATGATGTGAAGAACTATTGGAACACcaaattgaagaagaagttaTGGGCAGGAAATGTGAGCGACACAACAAAGAGTGACAAAATCTCTGCCAATCAGAATCCCAACCTTCTTGGCTCAACACCCTCACTGCATTGTGTCTCAAAAGCTGAAACTCATAGTTTTGGTATTTCAGCTCTCCAAACTCAAAATCCTGCTGATGTTGCTTCTGGGTTAATGTCTGCAAATTCTCACGGCCTGAATTCAGATCCAATTCAGTTATATTGCTCCGGGCTGATAGATGTTTTGGAATTTGGTTCAAGTTCAAAGAACATTTGCATTGTTTCATCGTCTCAAGAAAACTTGGGCATCTCAAATTTGCAGTGTCTCCCAGTGGCTGGAAATGACGAGGTCGAAGATTCCGAGGTTTTAATGGATTTTGGCTTCGGATCTCCTTATGGTGTTGGCAATGGCCTATGTTTTCAAGAGAAAGCTAGTGGAGCTGCTCCACCTTGCTATCCAAATTTGGCTGATTTGACACATGCTGATATTAAGCCACAAGGACTTGATCGAAGTGTTATAGACCAatattga
- the LOC133865798 gene encoding zinc finger CCCH domain-containing protein 23, whose product MMIGNPTIRIHPTIQISQLDWDPFEDPTPGMASPFSPTSPSVNFNGNAGAGDYSLLLDSLTALHRYLPSNQSDLVTEESEVPMAAFSSDDFRMYEFKVRRCARARSHDWTECPYAHPGEKARRRDPRKYHYSGTACPEFRRGSCRKGDSCEFAHGVFECWLHPARYRTQPCKDGPSCCRRVCFFAHTPEQLRVLPQQSPRGHGSGDSFDGSPIRHGFDSYLTEGSFVSSPTSILMSPPVSPPSDSPPLSPSGGILGGGSLNSASELAASMRNLQLGKMRISPPQWGVQMGSGFGSPRGSPRGLFSLPSTPTRTPIRSGLGKHEQWDPKFEEEPAMERVESGRGLRAQMYAKLRKENSLGRVDSAVSAPDVGWVSELVK is encoded by the coding sequence ATGATGATTGGAAATCCGACGATCCGAATCCATCCGACGATCCAAATCTCTCAGTTGGACTGGGACCCATTTGAAGATCCGACGCCTGGAATGGCGTCTCCATTCTCCCCAACTAGCCCCTCCGTCAACTTTAATGGCAATGCTGGTGCCGGAGACTACTCCCTTCTCCTGGACTCGTTAACGGCCCTCCACCGTTACCTGCCGTCGAACCAGTCGGACTTAGTGACCGAGGAGTCCGAGGTTCCCATGGCCGCCTTCTCAAGCGACGATTTCCGCATGTACGAGTTCAAGGTCCGGAGGTGCGCTCGTGCAAGGTCGCACGACTGGACAGAGTGTCCGTACGCCCATCCGGGCGAGAAGGCTCGCCGGAGGGATCCACGGAAGTACCACTACTCCGGCACGGCCTGCCCCGAGTTCCGCCGAGGAAGTTGCCGTAAGGGTGACTCGTGCGAGTTCGCTCACGGAGTCTTCGAGTGCTGGCTTCACCCGGCTCGCTACCGGACTCAGCCATGCAAGGACGGCCCGAGTTGTTGCCGCCGAGTCTGCTTTTTTGCTCACACGCCGGAGCAACTCAGGGTCCTGCCCCAGCAGAGTCCGAGGGGTCATGGGTCGGGCGATTCCTTTGACGGGTCGCCGATTCGTCATGGCTTTGATTCGTATTTGACCGAGGGCTCCTTTGTTTCGTCCCCCACGTCAATCCTGATGTCGCCGCCGGTTTCTCCTCCGTCTGACTCGCCGCCCTTGTCGCCGAGTGGCGGTATACTCGGTGGTGGATCGTTGAACTCGGCGAGTGAACTTGCTGCCTCGATGCGGAACCTTCAGCTTGGGAAGATGAGAATCAGCCCCCCTCAGTGGGGAGTTCAAATGGGATCTGGTTTTGGCTCGCCTCGCGGGTCGCCCCGTGGGTTGTTTAGTCTGCCCTCTACTCCAACTCGGACCCCGATTCGGTCCGGACTCGGAAAACATGAGCAGTGGGATCCTAAATTTGAGGAGGAGCCTGCAATGGAGAGGGTGGAGTCTGGGAGGGGCCTGCGAGCCCAGATGTATGCCAAACTCCGTAAGGAGAACTCGCTGGGACGAGTCGACTCGGCCGTTTCAGCCCCTGATGTCGGGTGGGTCTCGGAGCTTGTCAAGTGA